One genomic window of Deinococcus deserti VCD115 includes the following:
- a CDS encoding tyrosine-type recombinase/integrase: MAAANALYAALRLAEVTTAHPFEDVPQPRDRTDAITRRPPHRETVVHRALASAEREQRTDLRVLILLIAHAGLRIEEALTLTWSQVDLASRLTVQGKGCKRRIVGISGSLLDVLQAHAGQGKGDCLFTFAHRSGAAYHLRRLMEQEVSPGRAFMRFGNTTAPYCTDGRGILFVWHTIWVMPT, encoded by the coding sequence GTGGCGGCCGCCAACGCCCTGTACGCGGCGCTGCGTTTGGCAGAAGTCACCACAGCCCATCCCTTTGAGGATGTGCCGCAACCCCGGGACCGGACTGATGCGATCACCCGGCGGCCTCCGCATCGCGAGACGGTGGTGCACCGGGCGCTGGCCTCCGCGGAACGGGAGCAGCGCACTGACCTGCGGGTCCTGATCCTTCTGATAGCCCATGCAGGGCTACGCATCGAGGAAGCGCTGACGCTCACCTGGAGCCAGGTGGACCTCGCCAGCCGCCTGACTGTCCAGGGCAAAGGGTGCAAGCGCCGCATCGTCGGCATCTCTGGCAGTCTGCTTGACGTCCTTCAGGCACATGCTGGCCAGGGCAAGGGGGATTGCCTGTTCACCTTTGCTCACCGGTCCGGTGCGGCCTACCACCTGCGGCGCCTGATGGAACAGGAGGTCTCCCCTGGGCGGGCTTTCATGCGTTTCGGAAATACAACGGCACCTTATTGTACCGACGGACGCGGAATTTTGTTCGTGTGGCACACCATCTGGGTCATGCCAACGTGA